One window of Athalia rosae chromosome 2, iyAthRosa1.1, whole genome shotgun sequence genomic DNA carries:
- the LOC105684806 gene encoding zinc finger protein 726 isoform X1: METCVLIPKEFSLVLATDPSYKLFKNAPLSEMRISVWSNVFIPSGTLIYPFQGSIRFDKIDLYSLLDDNDIRREYGCYDEVSFSNYNLNYRQCNWIRFLHIVQTYNDQVNLIGTKVRGEPIFEVIKDVQPDTELAACFVPVDDRDLVLISHAQWTRTAIYRYTIDSILDESPLDLSMALLSHQSSSTVPSCYEADEYESTSGESSTSTLSLVGDHLECSILTTMKRGERVLLPCEVCGKSFDRPSLLKRHMRTHTGEKPHVCMVCNKGFSTSSSLNTHKRIHSGEKPHQCLVCGKKFTASSNLYYHRMTHIKEKPHKCSQCSKSFPTPGDLKSHTYVHNGLWPFRCHICNRGFSKPTNLKNHMLLHLGRCSNKKFVKSDL, encoded by the exons ATGGAAACTTGTGTTCTGATACCAAAGGAGTTCTCGTTGGTCCTTGCTACCGATCCGTCTTACAAGCTCTTTAAAAATGCCCCCTTGTCCGAGATGCGGATCTCAGTGTGGTCCAACGTCTTCATACCGTCGGGAACGCTCATATATCCGTTTCAGGGATCGATAagattcgataaaattgatttgtACTCTCTTCTAGATGACAACGAT ATAAGACGCGAGTACGGCTGTTATGACgaggtttctttttcaaattataatcTTAACTACCGTCAGTGTAACTGGATAAGATTCCTACACATTGTTCAGACCTACAATGACCAGGTGAATCTGATCGGCACCAAAGTCAGAG GGGAACCGATATTCGAGGTGATTAAAGATGTACAGCCAGACACGGAATTGGCGGCATGTTTTGTTCCCGTAGACGATCGCGATTTGGTTCTTATATCGCACGCCCAATGGACACGTACGGCGATCTATAGGTACACGATAGATTCAATTTTGGACG AATCCCCGCTCGATCTGTCAATGGCCTTATTATCGCATCAGTCATCGTCTACGGTTCCGTCTTGCTACGAGGCTGACGAATACGAATCGACATCCGGCGAATCTTCGACGTCTACGTTATCCCTAGTTGGCGATCATTTAGAATGCAGCATCCTTACAACGATGAAACGAGGCGAGCGCGTTTTACTGCCTTGTGAAGTTTGcggaaaatctttcgatcgtCCTTCCTTACTTAAAAGGCATATGCGAACGCACACAG GTGAGAAACCTCACGTTTGTATGGTTTGCAACAAAGGATTTTCAACATCGAGTTCTTTAAATACGCACAAACGAATACACAGCGGAGAAAAGCCACACCAGTGTCTCGTTTGtgggaaaaaatttaccgcCTCTTCGAATTTATACTATCACCGAATGACTCACATAAAG GAAAAACCGCACAAGTGTTCACAATGTTCAAAGTCGTTTCCAACGCCCGGTGATTTGAAAAGTCACACCTACGTTCACAACGGTCTCTGGCCATTCAGGTGCCACATATGCAACAGAGGGTTCAGTAAAccgacaaatttgaaaaatcacatgCTCCTACACTTGGGAAGATGTTCGAACAAAAAGTTTGTCAAATCAGATTTATGA
- the LOC105684806 gene encoding zinc finger protein 239 isoform X2 codes for MSRIRREYGCYDEVSFSNYNLNYRQCNWIRFLHIVQTYNDQVNLIGTKVRGEPIFEVIKDVQPDTELAACFVPVDDRDLVLISHAQWTRTAIYRYTIDSILDESPLDLSMALLSHQSSSTVPSCYEADEYESTSGESSTSTLSLVGDHLECSILTTMKRGERVLLPCEVCGKSFDRPSLLKRHMRTHTGEKPHVCMVCNKGFSTSSSLNTHKRIHSGEKPHQCLVCGKKFTASSNLYYHRMTHIKEKPHKCSQCSKSFPTPGDLKSHTYVHNGLWPFRCHICNRGFSKPTNLKNHMLLHLGRCSNKKFVKSDL; via the exons ATGTCTCGA ATAAGACGCGAGTACGGCTGTTATGACgaggtttctttttcaaattataatcTTAACTACCGTCAGTGTAACTGGATAAGATTCCTACACATTGTTCAGACCTACAATGACCAGGTGAATCTGATCGGCACCAAAGTCAGAG GGGAACCGATATTCGAGGTGATTAAAGATGTACAGCCAGACACGGAATTGGCGGCATGTTTTGTTCCCGTAGACGATCGCGATTTGGTTCTTATATCGCACGCCCAATGGACACGTACGGCGATCTATAGGTACACGATAGATTCAATTTTGGACG AATCCCCGCTCGATCTGTCAATGGCCTTATTATCGCATCAGTCATCGTCTACGGTTCCGTCTTGCTACGAGGCTGACGAATACGAATCGACATCCGGCGAATCTTCGACGTCTACGTTATCCCTAGTTGGCGATCATTTAGAATGCAGCATCCTTACAACGATGAAACGAGGCGAGCGCGTTTTACTGCCTTGTGAAGTTTGcggaaaatctttcgatcgtCCTTCCTTACTTAAAAGGCATATGCGAACGCACACAG GTGAGAAACCTCACGTTTGTATGGTTTGCAACAAAGGATTTTCAACATCGAGTTCTTTAAATACGCACAAACGAATACACAGCGGAGAAAAGCCACACCAGTGTCTCGTTTGtgggaaaaaatttaccgcCTCTTCGAATTTATACTATCACCGAATGACTCACATAAAG GAAAAACCGCACAAGTGTTCACAATGTTCAAAGTCGTTTCCAACGCCCGGTGATTTGAAAAGTCACACCTACGTTCACAACGGTCTCTGGCCATTCAGGTGCCACATATGCAACAGAGGGTTCAGTAAAccgacaaatttgaaaaatcacatgCTCCTACACTTGGGAAGATGTTCGAACAAAAAGTTTGTCAAATCAGATTTATGA
- the LOC105684804 gene encoding uncharacterized protein LOC105684804 isoform X2 encodes MIDGEDGEHPNSEKNNADHDQISRKGEDLFLPNTSADLKNVNENLETNKVSNPRVVPYIVDPLEVNNCHTVDEIKDVVKTITDAVFCTIENNVDQLMSRDSNTLGMRVKDSLILKVQQSNKREIMFDRLGSSLVSRLVVDDDQIQYSPATEISLPSTGSENLSTKRKKSISLAENVEIFNESDEIEGTSVENEITNIVDEFGNTENDGVDLERLSMKGDDESNDYSKCQKRSMSTAKSENLLPDTYLAAETTENNSFIFLSNCPQVQSIDQRPSANSHSKIKEVLLKNVETKHLGLSEPISILEDLINSLDNLMSPPRASAEIILVESEKKVPQNQSQKTLPRMNEGSLKTVEVDSSSNVVVSNLSPSKNRNGDKITERGLQSVDFAAEKLENKQGALSPRVQSEYLVLNFDGRDTLSERSNGSMNLLGSEEQILGLGRIKNLESALVAANAIILQLVADASIIGREDEESVDLSNIPFIRSTKSLEADVKQNRYREKPGHKLLDDEDTPPAIENIARKSYEASTQSSFIERRIENKTQDFGANCTEVYDSEHSLTAENNAGMLFPRVMKSNENSDTRGKQLLLSIRDSEADNLQQERARNKKFEGNARKFADSLSRIFGNSSRKRMEFNVAADSKASIRQGEFKVAVELPLQSASDGFSDKGEEHWIEEKKSDVTSEDNREKLVAIKSLEFTIGTDDYNTDKEIIRNPDESLEILKAGCTTTTANEQPIDSKEKINYAPIDKYDVPCTQDDQSKKSSKGSETGRGFSVIRKLFSKASIWSKKSHSNRVDQVKEETHDESSSYATNSPIQGSKNALSKGLKRLFRRQTSEDLSCRSSHSDTLSHPLGENDRTYVMMGCDIRGSMNNNAKKESHGAQFVVYNVDTTAGFSKAISKTAEPPGTKNKNQWNDTEISAQGTHEENNVENSSTEINHDIENQVVQKRNSTRVGKHDHYRLEIASDDSRPGPNFVGRRSTVVMMATPIQPEEQSQAASSSSSGNGRGKSSSSPTALYYFLGPSLDEALVDVRILFQSLIDKVTGRGK; translated from the exons ATGATCGACGGAGAAGATGGAGAGCACCCCAACTCGGAGAAGAATAATGCCGATCACGATCAGATCTCACGAAAGGGTGAAGATTTATTTCTTCCAAATACCAGCGCAGATCTAAAAaacgtaaatgaaaatttagaaacaaACAAAGTTTCCAATCCCCGAGTAGTACCGTACATCGTCGATCCACTTGAGGTAAATAATTGTCACACAGTGGATGAAATCAAAGATGTAGTTAAAACGATCACCGACGCAGTATTTTGTACCATAGAAAATAATGTCGATCAACTAATGAGCCGGGATTCGAACACTCTAGGCATGCGAGTTAAAGACAGTTTAATCCTGAAAGTACAACAGTCgaacaaaagagaaataatGTTCGACAGATTAGGTAGTTCATTAGTATCTCGATTGGTCGTGGACGATGACCAGATTCAGTACTCACCGGCGACGGAAATATCTTTGCCGAGTACCGGAAGCGAAAATCTTtctacgaagagaaaaaaatccatcagTTTAGCCgagaacgttgaaattttcaacgaatcggACGAAATTGAAGGTACCTcggtggaaaatgaaattacaaaTATCGTCGATGAATTTGGTAATACTGAAAACGATGGGGTCGACTTGGAACGGTTGTCCATGAAGGGCGACGACgaatcgaacgattattcCAAATGTCAAAAAAGATCGATGTCTACCGCTAAAAGCGAAAACTTGCTTCCTGATACTTATTTAGCAGCTGAAACGaccgaaaataattcattcatcTTTCTAAGTAATTGTCCTCAGGTTCAGTCCATTGACCAAAGACCTTCGGCAAATTCTCACAGCAAAATTAAAGAAGTTCTATTGAAAAATGTAGAGACTAAACATCTTGGCCTATCAGAGCCAATCTCTATTCTGGAAGACTTAATTAATTCGTTGGATAATTTAATGAGCCCTCCACGGGCGTCTGCGGAAATTATCCTAGTTGAGAGCGAAAAGAAAGTCCCGCAGAATCAATCGCAGAAAACATTACCACGAATGAATGAAGGATCCTTGAAGACTGTCGAAGTGGATTCTTCCAGCAATGTGGTGGTATCGAATCTATCTCCTTCAAAAAATCGGAACGGGGATAAGATTACCGAAAGAGGATTACAGAGTGTTGATTTTGCAGCcgagaaacttgaaaataaacaaGGCGCGCTTTCGCCTCGGGTACAAAGTGAATATTTGGTTCTTAATTTCGATGGGAGGGATACGCTTTCGGAGAGAAGCAACGGATCGATGAACCTGCTGGGATCTGAAGAACAAATACTAGGACTAGGTAGAATAAAGAATCTGGAATCTGCTCTCGTCGCGGCAAACGCTATAATTCTGCAGCTAGTGGCCGACGCATCCATCATTGGTCGTGAAGATGAAGAAAGTGTTGATTTGTCGAACATTCCGTTCATACGAAGTACAAAATCTTTAGAAGCTGACGTAAAACAAAATCGATACAGAGAAAAACCCGGTCATAAGTTACTCGACGATGAAGATACTCCTCCGGCGATCGAAAACATTGCTCGAAAATCATACGAAGCATCTACCCAAAGCAGTTTCATTGAGAGacgtattgaaaataaaactcaagACTTTGGTGCGAACTGTACCGAAGTTTATGATTCTGAGCATTCGCTTACGGCTGAAAATAATGCGGGAATGTTATTCCCTAGGGTGATGAAATCGAATGAGAATTCTGACACCAGAGGAAAACAACTGCTGTTAAGCATACGAGATTCTGAAGCTGATAATCTGCAGCAAGAACGAGCCAGGAATAAAAAGTTCGAGGGAAATGCGAGAAAGTTTGCAGACTCGTTATCTCGTATATTCGGTAATTCTTCGAGAAAAAGAATGGAGTTTAATGTCGCAGCCGACTCAAAGGCGAGTATCAGACAAGGAGAGTTCAAGGTCGCCGTTGAGTTACCCCTTCAGTCAGCGTCAGACGGTTTCAGCGACAAAGGTGAAGAGCAttggatagaagaaaaaaaatccgacgtAACATCCGAAGATAATAGAGAAAAGTTGGTTGCTATTAAATCGCTAGAATTTACTATCGGCACCGATGATTATAACACCGATAAGGAAATAATCCGCAACCCAGACGAATCCTTGGAAATCTTGAAAGCAGGATGTACGACTACCACGGCTAATGAACAACCAATCGAttctaaagaaaaaattaattatgctCCAATAGATAAATATGATGTTCCATGTACCCAAGATgatcaatcgaaaaaatcttcTAAGGGGTCTGAAACCGGTAGAGGATTTTCCGTGATTCGTAAGTTATTTTCCAAAGCATCTATATGGAGTAAAAAAAGCCACTCGAATCGAGTTGATCAGGTGAAGGAAGAAACTCACGATGAGTCGAGTTCATATGCGACTAATTCACCAATTCAAGGATCGAAGAATG CATTGTCAAAAGGACTGAAGAGATTATTTAGAAGACAAACGTCAGAAGATTTAAGCTGTCGTTCTTCGCATTCGGATACTCTTTCCCATCCTTTGGGAGAAAATGATAGAACCTACGTAATGATGGGATGTGACATTCGTGGGTCAATGAACAATAATGCAAAGAAAGAATCTCACGGTGCACAATTCGTCGTTTACAACGTAGACACAACGGCTGGTTTTTCGAAAGCAATATCAAAAACTGCCGAACCGCCtgggacgaaaaataaaaaccagtGGAACGACACCGAAATATCGGCTCAGGGCACTCACGAAGAGAATAACGTCGAAAATAGTTCGACAGAAATTAATCATGATATCGAAAATCAGGTCGTTCAAAAACGAAATTCTACGCGAGTTGGTAAACACGACCATTATCGATTAGAG ATCGCATCCGACGACTCAAGACCAGGTCCCAATTTCGTTGGTAGGAGGTCAACCGTTGTCATGATGGCGACTCCTATTCAACCCGAAGAACAATCGCAAGCTGCATCATCGAGCAGCTCTGGTAACGGACGAGGTAAATCGTCAAG CTCCCCAACTGCCCTCTACTATTTCCTTGGCCCGTCGTTGGACGAAGCTCTTGTAGACGTTAGAATCCTGTTCCAAAGCCTGATCGACAAAGTGACAGGGCGGGGAAAGTAG
- the LOC105684804 gene encoding uncharacterized protein LOC105684804 isoform X1, whose translation MIDGEDGEHPNSEKNNADHDQISRKGEDLFLPNTSADLKNVNENLETNKVSNPRVVPYIVDPLEVNNCHTVDEIKDVVKTITDAVFCTIENNVDQLMSRDSNTLGMRVKDSLILKVQQSNKREIMFDRLGSSLVSRLVVDDDQIQYSPATEISLPSTGSENLSTKRKKSISLAENVEIFNESDEIEGTSVENEITNIVDEFGNTENDGVDLERLSMKGDDESNDYSKCQKRSMSTAKSENLLPDTYLAAETTENNSFIFLSNCPQVQSIDQRPSANSHSKIKEVLLKNVETKHLGLSEPISILEDLINSLDNLMSPPRASAEIILVESEKKVPQNQSQKTLPRMNEGSLKTVEVDSSSNVVVSNLSPSKNRNGDKITERGLQSVDFAAEKLENKQGALSPRVQSEYLVLNFDGRDTLSERSNGSMNLLGSEEQILGLGRIKNLESALVAANAIILQLVADASIIGREDEESVDLSNIPFIRSTKSLEADVKQNRYREKPGHKLLDDEDTPPAIENIARKSYEASTQSSFIERRIENKTQDFGANCTEVYDSEHSLTAENNAGMLFPRVMKSNENSDTRGKQLLLSIRDSEADNLQQERARNKKFEGNARKFADSLSRIFGNSSRKRMEFNVAADSKASIRQGEFKVAVELPLQSASDGFSDKGEEHWIEEKKSDVTSEDNREKLVAIKSLEFTIGTDDYNTDKEIIRNPDESLEILKAGCTTTTANEQPIDSKEKINYAPIDKYDVPCTQDDQSKKSSKGSETGRGFSVIRKLFSKASIWSKKSHSNRVDQVKEETHDESSSYATNSPIQGSKNASREQRLPITGSTLSKGLKRLFRRQTSEDLSCRSSHSDTLSHPLGENDRTYVMMGCDIRGSMNNNAKKESHGAQFVVYNVDTTAGFSKAISKTAEPPGTKNKNQWNDTEISAQGTHEENNVENSSTEINHDIENQVVQKRNSTRVGKHDHYRLEIASDDSRPGPNFVGRRSTVVMMATPIQPEEQSQAASSSSSGNGRGKSSSSPTALYYFLGPSLDEALVDVRILFQSLIDKVTGRGK comes from the exons ATGATCGACGGAGAAGATGGAGAGCACCCCAACTCGGAGAAGAATAATGCCGATCACGATCAGATCTCACGAAAGGGTGAAGATTTATTTCTTCCAAATACCAGCGCAGATCTAAAAaacgtaaatgaaaatttagaaacaaACAAAGTTTCCAATCCCCGAGTAGTACCGTACATCGTCGATCCACTTGAGGTAAATAATTGTCACACAGTGGATGAAATCAAAGATGTAGTTAAAACGATCACCGACGCAGTATTTTGTACCATAGAAAATAATGTCGATCAACTAATGAGCCGGGATTCGAACACTCTAGGCATGCGAGTTAAAGACAGTTTAATCCTGAAAGTACAACAGTCgaacaaaagagaaataatGTTCGACAGATTAGGTAGTTCATTAGTATCTCGATTGGTCGTGGACGATGACCAGATTCAGTACTCACCGGCGACGGAAATATCTTTGCCGAGTACCGGAAGCGAAAATCTTtctacgaagagaaaaaaatccatcagTTTAGCCgagaacgttgaaattttcaacgaatcggACGAAATTGAAGGTACCTcggtggaaaatgaaattacaaaTATCGTCGATGAATTTGGTAATACTGAAAACGATGGGGTCGACTTGGAACGGTTGTCCATGAAGGGCGACGACgaatcgaacgattattcCAAATGTCAAAAAAGATCGATGTCTACCGCTAAAAGCGAAAACTTGCTTCCTGATACTTATTTAGCAGCTGAAACGaccgaaaataattcattcatcTTTCTAAGTAATTGTCCTCAGGTTCAGTCCATTGACCAAAGACCTTCGGCAAATTCTCACAGCAAAATTAAAGAAGTTCTATTGAAAAATGTAGAGACTAAACATCTTGGCCTATCAGAGCCAATCTCTATTCTGGAAGACTTAATTAATTCGTTGGATAATTTAATGAGCCCTCCACGGGCGTCTGCGGAAATTATCCTAGTTGAGAGCGAAAAGAAAGTCCCGCAGAATCAATCGCAGAAAACATTACCACGAATGAATGAAGGATCCTTGAAGACTGTCGAAGTGGATTCTTCCAGCAATGTGGTGGTATCGAATCTATCTCCTTCAAAAAATCGGAACGGGGATAAGATTACCGAAAGAGGATTACAGAGTGTTGATTTTGCAGCcgagaaacttgaaaataaacaaGGCGCGCTTTCGCCTCGGGTACAAAGTGAATATTTGGTTCTTAATTTCGATGGGAGGGATACGCTTTCGGAGAGAAGCAACGGATCGATGAACCTGCTGGGATCTGAAGAACAAATACTAGGACTAGGTAGAATAAAGAATCTGGAATCTGCTCTCGTCGCGGCAAACGCTATAATTCTGCAGCTAGTGGCCGACGCATCCATCATTGGTCGTGAAGATGAAGAAAGTGTTGATTTGTCGAACATTCCGTTCATACGAAGTACAAAATCTTTAGAAGCTGACGTAAAACAAAATCGATACAGAGAAAAACCCGGTCATAAGTTACTCGACGATGAAGATACTCCTCCGGCGATCGAAAACATTGCTCGAAAATCATACGAAGCATCTACCCAAAGCAGTTTCATTGAGAGacgtattgaaaataaaactcaagACTTTGGTGCGAACTGTACCGAAGTTTATGATTCTGAGCATTCGCTTACGGCTGAAAATAATGCGGGAATGTTATTCCCTAGGGTGATGAAATCGAATGAGAATTCTGACACCAGAGGAAAACAACTGCTGTTAAGCATACGAGATTCTGAAGCTGATAATCTGCAGCAAGAACGAGCCAGGAATAAAAAGTTCGAGGGAAATGCGAGAAAGTTTGCAGACTCGTTATCTCGTATATTCGGTAATTCTTCGAGAAAAAGAATGGAGTTTAATGTCGCAGCCGACTCAAAGGCGAGTATCAGACAAGGAGAGTTCAAGGTCGCCGTTGAGTTACCCCTTCAGTCAGCGTCAGACGGTTTCAGCGACAAAGGTGAAGAGCAttggatagaagaaaaaaaatccgacgtAACATCCGAAGATAATAGAGAAAAGTTGGTTGCTATTAAATCGCTAGAATTTACTATCGGCACCGATGATTATAACACCGATAAGGAAATAATCCGCAACCCAGACGAATCCTTGGAAATCTTGAAAGCAGGATGTACGACTACCACGGCTAATGAACAACCAATCGAttctaaagaaaaaattaattatgctCCAATAGATAAATATGATGTTCCATGTACCCAAGATgatcaatcgaaaaaatcttcTAAGGGGTCTGAAACCGGTAGAGGATTTTCCGTGATTCGTAAGTTATTTTCCAAAGCATCTATATGGAGTAAAAAAAGCCACTCGAATCGAGTTGATCAGGTGAAGGAAGAAACTCACGATGAGTCGAGTTCATATGCGACTAATTCACCAATTCAAGGATCGAAGAATGCTTCAAGGGAACAACGTCTTCCTATAACAGGAAGTACATTGTCAAAAGGACTGAAGAGATTATTTAGAAGACAAACGTCAGAAGATTTAAGCTGTCGTTCTTCGCATTCGGATACTCTTTCCCATCCTTTGGGAGAAAATGATAGAACCTACGTAATGATGGGATGTGACATTCGTGGGTCAATGAACAATAATGCAAAGAAAGAATCTCACGGTGCACAATTCGTCGTTTACAACGTAGACACAACGGCTGGTTTTTCGAAAGCAATATCAAAAACTGCCGAACCGCCtgggacgaaaaataaaaaccagtGGAACGACACCGAAATATCGGCTCAGGGCACTCACGAAGAGAATAACGTCGAAAATAGTTCGACAGAAATTAATCATGATATCGAAAATCAGGTCGTTCAAAAACGAAATTCTACGCGAGTTGGTAAACACGACCATTATCGATTAGAG ATCGCATCCGACGACTCAAGACCAGGTCCCAATTTCGTTGGTAGGAGGTCAACCGTTGTCATGATGGCGACTCCTATTCAACCCGAAGAACAATCGCAAGCTGCATCATCGAGCAGCTCTGGTAACGGACGAGGTAAATCGTCAAG CTCCCCAACTGCCCTCTACTATTTCCTTGGCCCGTCGTTGGACGAAGCTCTTGTAGACGTTAGAATCCTGTTCCAAAGCCTGATCGACAAAGTGACAGGGCGGGGAAAGTAG